The following proteins come from a genomic window of Diprion similis isolate iyDipSimi1 chromosome 8, iyDipSimi1.1, whole genome shotgun sequence:
- the LOC124409910 gene encoding lipase member H-like, with amino-acid sequence MARFAYFLFFGMALVNVASSTYSACDSCTDRANSTMLKNIELYIFTSAAENTSVLIDAASSLVDKIDASKSTVLYLHGWTESCESSSVQEVVAAYLERADYNVLVLDYSEIAAQVWDYASLSTEGVGYTVAQALDEMVAAGLDATTLRLVGHSLGGQVAGYVGKNVNFTIPRITALDPAGPGFSESDVHLQASDAGFVEIIHTEASYLGIDYSAGDVDFWPNGGSSQPGCSVTSELLLITCSHARSWAYYAESLINENAFVAVACDSYTEFKNGSCSSNTEVVMGYATPNTAAGNFMLQTNSDSPYGRGDNGTTYEA; translated from the exons ATGGCACGATTCGcgtattttctattcttcgGAATGGCGCTGGTTAATGTTGCGAGTTCAACTTACTCGGCTTGTGACTCTTGCA CTGACCGAGCAAATTCCACCATGTTGAAGAATATCGAGTTGTACATATTCACTAG TGCTGCTGAAAACACAAGCGTACTAATTGACGCTGCGAGCAGTTTAGTGGACAAAATCGACGCCAGCAAGTCAACCGTTCTTTACCTTCACGGCTGGACAGAATCCTGCGAATCATCGAGTGTGCAGGAAGTAGTGGCAG CCTATTTGGAACGTGCCGACTACAACGTGCTGGTCCTAGACTACAGCGAAATAGCCGCACAGGTTTGGGACTACGCATCGTTAAGCACCGAGGGTGTTGGCTACACGGTGGCACAGGCTCTCGACGAAATGGTGGCAGCGGGGTTGGACGCGACGACTCTGCGCCTGGTCGGTCACTCGTTGGGAGGCCAAGTTGCCGGTTACGTTGGGAAGAACGTGAACTTCACCATCCCAAGAATCACAG CTTTGGATCCAGCAGGTCCCGGATTCTCGGAGAGCGACGTGCATCTGCAGGCCAGCGACGCTGGTTTCGTCGAGATCATTCACACCGAGGCTTCGTACTTGGGCATTGACTACAGCGCGGGCGATGTCGACTTCTGGCCTAACGGCGGCTCCTCTCAACCAGGATGCTCCGTAACTTCCGAACTTCTGCTGA TCACCTGCAGTCACGCCAGGTCCTGGGCTTATTATGCGGAGTCCTTGATCAATGAGAACGCGTTCGTCGCCGTCGCTTGTGACTCTTATACGGAATTCAAAAACGGCTCATGCAGCTCCAACACGGAGGTGGTAATGGGCTATGCGACACCGAACACAGC GGCCGGGAACTTCATGCTTCAGACCAACAGCGACTCACCGTATGGTCGAGGAGACAATGGAACTACGTATGAGGCATAG
- the LOC124409906 gene encoding pancreatic triacylglycerol lipase-like, which produces MEMSKIFNGSKSNVIFIFILQFLALRFTPAASATAQELDRISLRIYTGDSFYDTYHDVPITQPSSAKSALDPRRPTLLYLHGFREDLTGESVRAIVDAYLDRGGHNVIAVDFAEIANKTYVQAVESAEAVGKRLAITLRQLISMLDPRQLHIVGFSLGAQMAAYINKYTIIFKVHRLTALDPIGPSYFAVAKRITSADARFVDIIHTDAFVYGSGYASGGADFWPNQGLRLQPGCPAQYEKGSDKDFCNHRRSWQYFAESVKNPRAFMAGKASSWGSFVTLTYRKQNLVPMGFDTPYGTTGLFYLKTNEQSPFGMEENGVRVANE; this is translated from the exons ATGGagatgtcgaaaatttttaacggaAGCAAATCGAACgtcatattcatttttatcctaCAATTTCTCGCTCTTCGTTTCACCCCGG CCGCAAGCGCGACGGCACAAGAGCTGGACAGAATATCTCTACGTATTTATACGGG GGATTCTTTTTACGACACATATCATGACGTACCTATTACACAACCATCTAGCGCTAAATCGGCATTAGATCCTAGAAGGCCAACCCTTTTATACCTTCACGGATTTCGCGAAGACCTCACAGGGGAAAGCGTCCGCGCTATTGTTGATG CTTATCTCGACCGCGGTGGTCACAACGTGATTGCGGTTGATTTCGCTGAAATAGCAAATAAGACTTATGTTCAGGCCGTCGAGAGTGCGGAAGCGGTCGGAAAGAGATTGGCAATAACTTTGCGCCAATTAATTTCGATGTTGGATCCGAGGCAACTTCACATTGTGGGCTTTTCGCTGGGTGCTCAAATGGCTGCATACATAAACAAATACACAATCATATTCAAAGTGCATCGACTAACAG CTTTGGATCCCATCGGACCCTCATATTTCGCTGTTGCGAAGCGAATCACGTCAGCCGACGCGAGATTCGTCGACATTATTCACACCGACGCCTTCGTTTACGGCAGCGGCTACGCATCAGGCGGTGCAGATTTCTGGCCCAATCAGGGCCTGCGGCTTCAGCCAGGATGTCCAGCACAGTACGAAAAAGGCAGCGACAAAG ATTTTTGCAACCACCGAAGATCGTGGCAATACTTCGCGGAGTCGGTTAAAAATCCAAGAGCATTTATGGCGGGAAAAGCCTCTTCCTGGGGGAGTTTTGTAACGCTGACGTACAGAAAACAGAATCTTGTTCCTATGGGATTCGATACGCCCTACGGGAC GACcggattattttatttgaaaacaaatgaaCAGTCACCCTTTGGAATGGAAGAAAATGGCGTTCGGGTAGccaatgaataa
- the LOC124409909 gene encoding pancreatic triacylglycerol lipase-like, with product MQSSWLLYFCLPLVAAVTNCSYTPCEDCTIRATPDELANISLRFYTGTNLDNYEEELVGNAVNLLNYFDNSKPTAFYVSGWTESPESSSVRAVVSEYLKRGDHNVLLADYRYIAAKPYPFAAMSVPGVGYTVAQAFNELVKNGLNSSLLHVVGHSLGAQISGNFGKCTDFIVPRITGLDPAGPAFYYVIENLMSGDADFVEIIYTDAGIYGTANNSGDASFYPNGGTRLQPGCNLSLPLSDDDFCSHHRSWQFYAESLQTEDAFVGQACNSYSNWTSGLCDSNTTAVMGYGTSTTAKGKFYFQTNSVSPYGRKTEGLTYDASI from the exons ATGCAGTCATCCTGGCTCCTCTACTTCTGTCTGCCATTAGTTGCAGCAGTTACCAATTGCTCCTACACGCCTTGCGAGGACTGTA CCATTCGAGCGACACCGGATGAATTGGCAAACATATCACTCCGCTTTTATACGGG AACAAACTTGGATAATTACGAGGAAGAGTTGGTTGGTAATGCGGTGAATTTATTGAACTATTTTGATAATAGCAAACCGACAGCCTTTTATGTTAGTGGCTGGACCGAAAGTCCTGAGTCTAGCAGTGTTCGGGCTGTGGTTAGTG AATACTTGAAGCGGGGTGATCACAACGTCCTACTCGCAGACTACCGGTATATCGCAGCAAAGCCATATCCCTTTGCTGCAATGAGCGTTCCTGGGGTCGGCTACACCGTGGCACAAGCATTCAACGAACTGGTGAAAAACGGCTTGAATTCTTCGTTGCTCCACGTGGTGGGCCATTCGCTCGGAGCTCAGATCAGCGGGAATTTCGGAAAATGTACGGACTTTATTGTGCCAAGGATCACAG GCTTGGATCCCGCCGGTCCTGCGTTTTACTATGTAATCGAGAACCTGATGTCTGGCGACGctgatttcgttgaaataatttatacggACGCTGGAATATACGGCACGGCAAACAATTCGGGGGATGCCAGCTTTTATCCGAATGGCGGTACGCGCCTTCAGCCTGGATGCAACCTCAGTCTGCCGCTCAGCGATGATG ACTTCTGCAGTCATCACAGATCCTGGCAATTCTACGCTGAGTCGCTTCAAACAGAAGATGCCTTCGTTGGACAAGCTTGCAACTCATACTCAAACTGGACGTCGGGCTTGTGCGATTCGAATACAACTGCAGTCATGGGATACGGAACGTCAACAACAGC GAAGGGAAAATTCTATTTCCAAACCAACAGCGTGTCCCCATACGGTCGGAAGACCGAGGGCTTGACGTACGACGCTTCAATTTAA